The Chloroflexota bacterium genome contains a region encoding:
- a CDS encoding AlkZ family DNA glycosylase has translation MTINVQIARARLRSQRISGARFNRPDEVVAWMGVVQAQDYLGALWAIGLRMQRSSEAAVERALAERSIIRTWPARGTLHFVAASDVRWILNLLAPRTIASQAGRFRQLGLDDATVARSRGVVTRALCDGQQLTRDAMYQALEAAGVSVAGQRGIHLLGRLALEGLICFGARDGKQQTFTLLDTWMPPANPKSHAEALAELARRYFTSHGPATVPDFAWWSGLTVSDAREGLELAGSHLARELIGGQSFWYSPDAIAGAKAPTAVSLLPAFDEYLVSYKDRSAVLDPLDVKRVNAGGGILNPAIVVDGQVVGTWKRTLRRGAVAVAPTGFPKHAQVAESALREAVERYGAFLGLTAEVEA, from the coding sequence ATGACAATCAACGTGCAGATCGCCCGTGCACGCCTGCGGAGCCAGCGTATTTCCGGCGCTCGCTTCAACCGCCCCGATGAGGTCGTGGCGTGGATGGGTGTCGTGCAGGCGCAGGACTATCTCGGCGCGCTGTGGGCGATTGGGTTGCGCATGCAGCGGAGTTCCGAGGCTGCCGTCGAGCGCGCACTTGCTGAGCGGAGCATCATCCGCACCTGGCCGGCGCGCGGTACGCTGCACTTTGTGGCCGCCTCCGATGTACGCTGGATACTCAACTTGCTCGCGCCGCGCACGATTGCCTCTCAAGCTGGGCGTTTCCGACAACTGGGACTGGACGACGCAACCGTTGCACGCAGCCGGGGCGTCGTAACCCGCGCGTTGTGCGACGGGCAGCAACTCACGCGCGACGCAATGTACCAGGCGTTGGAAGCGGCGGGCGTTTCGGTTGCCGGTCAGCGCGGTATCCACCTGCTCGGACGGCTCGCGCTCGAAGGTCTCATCTGCTTTGGCGCGCGTGACGGCAAGCAGCAGACGTTCACGCTGCTGGACACATGGATGCCGCCTGCCAACCCGAAATCGCACGCTGAGGCACTGGCCGAACTCGCTCGCCGCTACTTCACGAGCCATGGGCCGGCGACCGTTCCGGACTTTGCATGGTGGTCGGGTTTGACCGTGTCCGATGCCCGCGAGGGATTGGAGCTCGCCGGTTCGCATCTGGCGCGCGAGTTGATTGGAGGCCAGAGCTTTTGGTATTCTCCGGATGCCATCGCCGGCGCAAAAGCACCGACCGCGGTTAGCCTGCTGCCAGCGTTCGACGAATACCTGGTCAGCTATAAGGATCGCAGTGCTGTGCTCGATCCACTCGACGTGAAGCGCGTGAATGCGGGTGGCGGCATATTGAACCCGGCGATTGTCGTGGATGGGCAGGTTGTCGGCACGTGGAAGCGCACACTGCGCAGGGGTGCGGTGGCCGTCGCGCCCACCGGGTTCCCGAAGCATGCGCAGGTCGCTGAATCTGCTCTGCGCGAAGCCGTTGAGCGTTACGGCGCCTTTCTTGGGCTAACTGCCGAGGTGGAGGCATGA